A window of Marinobacter salarius contains these coding sequences:
- the infA gene encoding translation initiation factor IF-1, producing MAKSDAIEMEGVIVDTLPNTMFRVELENGHIVTAHISGKMRKNYIRILTGDKVKVELTPYDLSKGRIVYRAR from the coding sequence ATGGCGAAGTCCGATGCTATTGAAATGGAAGGCGTTATTGTTGATACGCTTCCAAACACCATGTTCCGGGTTGAACTCGAAAACGGCCATATTGTGACCGCTCACATTTCTGGCAAGATGCGCAAGAACTACATCCGCATTCTGACAGGCGACAAGGTCAAGGTGGAGCTGACCCCGTACGATCTGAGCAAAGGGCGCATCGTTTACCGCGCTCGTTGA
- a CDS encoding arginyltransferase, with the protein MSNLRTLVFFATPAHDCSYLPDREATTMFVDPRAHVDKRLYSQLTALGFRRSGSHYYRPHCENCNACVPVRLKVEEFQPDRSQRRVMKKNADLSCRMVKATFSERYYSLYAHYIEQRHSDGDMYPPSREQFMSFLVEGATDSWFVEIMDGDNLVGLAAVDMLDEGLSAIYTVFDPAYESRSLGTFAVLWQIEEAKRLGLPHLYLGYWIEECRKMNYKTRFRPIEALQDGQWHIMDVN; encoded by the coding sequence ATGAGCAATCTCAGGACCCTGGTGTTTTTTGCCACGCCGGCCCACGACTGCAGTTACCTGCCAGATCGCGAAGCAACCACTATGTTCGTCGACCCGAGGGCGCATGTGGACAAGCGGTTATACAGCCAGCTGACCGCCCTGGGCTTCCGTCGAAGTGGCTCGCATTACTATCGTCCCCACTGCGAAAACTGCAATGCCTGCGTCCCTGTCAGGCTCAAGGTGGAAGAGTTCCAGCCAGACCGCAGCCAGCGCAGGGTCATGAAAAAGAACGCCGACCTTAGCTGCCGCATGGTCAAGGCAACCTTTTCGGAACGGTATTACAGCCTCTACGCGCATTACATTGAACAACGGCACTCTGACGGCGACATGTACCCACCCTCCCGTGAACAGTTCATGTCGTTCCTGGTGGAGGGCGCCACCGATTCCTGGTTTGTCGAAATCATGGACGGAGACAACCTGGTGGGTCTGGCCGCCGTGGACATGCTGGACGAAGGCCTGTCAGCCATCTATACCGTATTTGATCCTGCCTATGAAAGCCGAAGCCTGGGCACCTTTGCGGTGCTCTGGCAGATCGAGGAAGCAAAACGGCTGGGGCTCCCACACCTGTATCTGGGTTATTGGATCGAAGAATGCCGGAAAATGAATTACAAAACACGATTCCGCCCGATCGAAGCGCTCCAGGACGGGCAATGGCACATCATGGACGTTAACTGA
- the aat gene encoding leucyl/phenylalanyl-tRNA--protein transferase translates to MTSLPWLDPDQLWFPPAEQALEDPDGLLALGGDLSTERLKLAYRNGIFPWFSDDQPILWWSPSPRCVLFPEEIHVSRSLRRTLNRGYFTITANQAFPRIIRLCANTRAEGTWITQDMIDSYGQLHKQGVAHSIEVWNPKGELAGGMYGLAIGRCFFGESMFSLETNASKVLMVHLANQLRDWGYRIMDCQVESGHLLRMGARSIPRSEFLSILRTCVDSSPDHSDWGFRWQWPGPEV, encoded by the coding sequence ATGACGTCACTACCCTGGCTAGACCCCGACCAACTCTGGTTCCCCCCCGCCGAACAGGCCCTGGAGGACCCCGACGGATTGCTGGCGCTGGGCGGTGACCTATCCACCGAGCGGCTCAAACTCGCCTACCGCAACGGCATCTTCCCCTGGTTCAGCGACGACCAACCCATACTCTGGTGGTCCCCCAGCCCCAGATGCGTCCTTTTCCCGGAAGAAATCCACGTCTCCAGAAGCCTACGGCGCACCCTCAACCGCGGTTATTTCACCATCACCGCCAATCAGGCCTTCCCCCGCATCATCCGCCTCTGCGCCAACACCCGTGCCGAAGGCACCTGGATCACCCAGGATATGATTGACAGCTATGGCCAGCTTCACAAACAGGGTGTGGCCCACTCCATAGAAGTATGGAACCCCAAAGGAGAACTGGCCGGAGGAATGTACGGCCTGGCCATTGGCCGCTGTTTCTTTGGCGAGTCCATGTTTTCACTGGAAACCAACGCCTCGAAAGTATTGATGGTCCATCTGGCCAACCAGCTCCGGGACTGGGGTTACCGGATCATGGATTGCCAGGTGGAAAGCGGCCACCTATTGCGAATGGGTGCACGAAGTATTCCACGCAGCGAATTTTTATCTATACTCAGGACATGCGTCGACAGTAGTCCGGACCACAGCGACTGGGGCTTCCGGTGGCAGTGGCCCGGCCCGGAGGTGTGA
- the trxB gene encoding thioredoxin-disulfide reductase, whose product MSETKHSRLIILGSGPAGYTAAVYAARANLKPTLITGIEVGGQLTTTTDVDNWPGDNDGVQGPELMQRMLKHAERFETQVVYDTINEADLRNRPFRLKGDSGEYTCDGLIIATGASAMYLGLDSEEKFKGQGVSACATCDGFFYKKQKVAVIGGGNTAVEEALYLSNIADEVTLVHRRDSLRAEKILQDKLFEKAENGNVNIIWDHTLDEVLGDGTGVTGMRIKSTKGDATQEMDLAGVFIAIGHKPNTDLFQGQLDMENGYIKIRSGLEGMATQSSIPGVFAAGDVADHVYRQAVTSAGFGCMAALDAEKFLDQD is encoded by the coding sequence ATGAGCGAAACCAAACACTCCAGACTGATCATCCTAGGCTCCGGCCCCGCCGGCTACACCGCTGCCGTCTACGCCGCCCGCGCCAACCTGAAACCCACGCTGATCACCGGTATTGAAGTGGGCGGACAGTTGACCACCACCACCGACGTGGACAACTGGCCGGGCGACAACGATGGCGTACAGGGCCCCGAGCTGATGCAGCGCATGCTCAAACACGCGGAGCGCTTCGAGACCCAGGTAGTCTACGACACCATCAACGAAGCCGACCTGCGTAACCGCCCCTTCCGCCTCAAGGGCGACAGCGGCGAATACACCTGCGACGGGTTGATCATCGCCACTGGCGCCTCCGCCATGTACCTGGGCCTCGACTCGGAAGAAAAATTCAAGGGCCAGGGCGTCTCCGCCTGCGCCACCTGCGACGGTTTCTTCTACAAGAAACAGAAAGTCGCCGTCATCGGCGGCGGCAATACCGCCGTTGAAGAAGCGCTGTACCTCTCCAACATCGCCGACGAAGTCACCCTGGTACACCGCCGCGACAGCCTGCGCGCTGAAAAAATCCTGCAGGACAAACTGTTCGAAAAAGCCGAAAACGGCAACGTCAACATCATCTGGGACCACACCCTGGACGAAGTCCTCGGCGACGGCACCGGCGTCACCGGCATGCGCATCAAAAGCACCAAGGGCGACGCCACCCAGGAAATGGACCTGGCCGGCGTGTTCATCGCCATCGGCCACAAACCCAACACCGACCTGTTCCAGGGCCAGCTGGATATGGAAAACGGCTACATCAAAATCCGCTCCGGCCTGGAAGGCATGGCCACTCAGAGCAGCATCCCCGGCGTCTTCGCCGCCGGCGACGTAGCCGACCACGTCTACCGCCAGGCCGTTACCTCTGCAGGCTTCGGCTGCATGGCAGCACTTGACGCCGAAAAGTTTCTGGACCAAGACTGA
- a CDS encoding AAA family ATPase, with protein sequence MKKLTDTVIRELNSILLGKDHQVRLSLCGLLARGHLLIEDIPGMGKTTLSHALAKVMGLSYQRIQFTNDLLPADVLGFSMYDKQAGSLVFHPGPIFAQVVLADEINRASPRTQSALLEAMEERQVSIEGETRPLPHPFFVIATQNPIEQGGTYPLPESQLDRFLMRIRLGYPDPRAERELLEGEDRRVMTDRLQSLLSSENLQTLQDAVNRVSTSPALLDYVQRLLEQSRRMPGLLYGLSPRAGLGLVRAARAWALMDGRHHVLPDDIQAVFPAVAEHRLEQGESGKSAERVRQLLTSVSVIE encoded by the coding sequence ATGAAAAAACTGACGGATACGGTTATCCGCGAGTTAAACAGCATACTCCTGGGCAAGGATCACCAGGTACGGCTTTCGCTCTGCGGCTTGCTGGCCAGGGGCCACCTGCTGATTGAAGACATTCCGGGAATGGGCAAAACCACCCTGTCCCACGCGTTAGCCAAGGTCATGGGCCTGAGCTACCAGCGCATCCAGTTTACCAATGATCTCTTACCTGCTGACGTGCTTGGCTTCTCCATGTACGACAAGCAGGCGGGCAGCCTGGTGTTCCATCCCGGACCGATCTTCGCGCAGGTTGTCCTGGCCGATGAGATCAACCGCGCCTCCCCAAGAACCCAGAGTGCATTGCTGGAAGCCATGGAGGAACGGCAGGTTTCCATCGAGGGCGAAACCCGCCCCCTGCCCCATCCATTCTTCGTTATCGCCACACAGAATCCCATCGAGCAGGGCGGCACCTACCCGTTACCGGAATCCCAGCTTGACCGTTTCCTGATGCGCATACGCCTGGGCTACCCCGACCCGCGCGCCGAACGGGAACTGCTGGAAGGTGAAGACCGCCGGGTCATGACCGACAGACTGCAATCACTGCTTTCTTCGGAAAACCTGCAAACCCTTCAGGACGCCGTTAACCGGGTGTCCACCAGCCCGGCACTGCTGGACTACGTACAGCGCCTGCTGGAACAGAGCCGACGCATGCCCGGCCTACTGTATGGCCTGTCGCCCAGGGCCGGACTCGGGCTTGTGCGCGCCGCAAGGGCATGGGCCCTGATGGACGGTCGCCACCATGTGTTACCGGATGACATCCAGGCGGTATTTCCTGCGGTCGCCGAACACCGCCTGGAACAGGGCGAGTCCGGAAAGAGCGCGGAGAGAGTAAGGCAACTTCTGACCTCCGTCTCTGTCATTGAATAG
- a CDS encoding carbon-nitrogen hydrolase, with translation MSHSPLSPDLAIAAIQQQCSADKDTSLATSERLVRQAAADGAQLVVLQELHATLYFCQTEDTSVFELAEPIPGPTSRRLSALAAELGIVLVGSIFERRMNGVYHNTAVVFERDGSIAGLYRKMHIPDDPGFYEKFYFTPGDASFNDGRNGFTPIDTSVGRLGVLVCWDQWYPEAARLMALAGAEVLIYPTAIGWDVTDDPEEQARQLDAWVTVQRGHAVANNLPVIAPNRIGTEPDPSGSSDGIRFWGNSFICGPQGEFLARADDHSETLLFATINRSRSESIRRIWPYFRDRRIDAYGDILKRVRD, from the coding sequence ATGAGTCACTCCCCCCTATCCCCTGACCTGGCCATTGCCGCGATACAACAGCAGTGCAGCGCCGACAAGGACACCAGCCTGGCCACCAGCGAACGCCTGGTTCGCCAGGCGGCAGCTGACGGCGCCCAACTCGTCGTCCTGCAGGAACTGCACGCTACGCTCTACTTTTGCCAGACCGAAGATACCTCGGTATTCGAACTTGCCGAACCGATTCCCGGTCCGACCAGTCGTCGACTATCCGCTCTGGCCGCGGAACTTGGCATTGTCCTCGTTGGGTCGATCTTCGAACGGCGAATGAACGGCGTCTACCACAACACGGCCGTTGTTTTTGAGCGGGATGGAAGCATCGCCGGCCTCTACCGCAAGATGCATATTCCCGACGACCCCGGCTTTTACGAAAAATTCTATTTCACCCCGGGCGACGCCAGCTTCAACGACGGCCGCAACGGCTTCACCCCCATCGACACCTCAGTGGGTCGGCTGGGTGTGCTGGTGTGTTGGGACCAGTGGTATCCAGAGGCCGCCCGCCTGATGGCCCTGGCCGGCGCGGAGGTACTGATCTACCCCACCGCTATTGGCTGGGATGTCACCGACGACCCGGAAGAACAGGCGCGCCAGTTGGACGCCTGGGTAACCGTTCAACGCGGCCATGCGGTTGCCAATAACCTGCCGGTCATCGCGCCAAACCGCATCGGCACGGAACCCGACCCGTCCGGCAGCTCCGACGGCATTCGTTTCTGGGGCAACAGCTTTATATGCGGGCCCCAGGGAGAGTTCCTGGCTCGTGCCGACGACCATTCCGAAACCCTATTATTCGCTACCATTAACCGCTCTCGCAGTGAATCGATTCGGCGCATCTGGCCGTACTTCAGGGATCGGCGTATCGACGCCTATGGCGACATTCTCAAGCGAGTAAGGGACTGA
- a CDS encoding agmatine deiminase family protein, whose translation MPAEWVPQSAIMLTWPHPGTDWSDILADVEPVFMEIARTVLRFQHVLLSCEHVFRLQELERELNQFAQENGFPGRVVAVPAPANDTWARDHGPIAISRGEGHELLDFRFNAWGGKFPWEKDNALNSHLSNFGSFGATPLIPVDFVLEGGSIESDGNGTLLTTSECLLTPSRNPSMDRAGIEHLLSETLGAERILWLNHGYLAGDDTDSHIDTLARFCAPDHICYVSCSNVSDEHYSALAAMEEELQQFHQADGRPYRLTPLPWPDAIHDDDGERLPATYANFLVINGAVLVPVYGVPQDEEAVATLSNLFPDREVIPVNCRALITQGGSLHCITMQIPAGVVGA comes from the coding sequence ATGCCCGCCGAGTGGGTACCCCAAAGTGCCATCATGCTTACCTGGCCCCATCCCGGAACGGACTGGAGCGACATCCTCGCCGATGTCGAGCCGGTGTTTATGGAGATCGCACGGACCGTATTGCGCTTTCAGCACGTACTACTCAGCTGCGAGCATGTTTTCCGTTTGCAGGAGCTGGAAAGGGAGCTTAATCAGTTCGCTCAAGAGAATGGCTTTCCCGGCCGCGTTGTGGCCGTCCCTGCCCCGGCCAACGATACCTGGGCACGCGACCACGGCCCCATCGCCATTAGCCGTGGCGAGGGCCACGAATTACTGGATTTCAGGTTCAATGCCTGGGGTGGAAAATTCCCCTGGGAAAAAGACAATGCCCTGAATAGCCACCTGTCGAATTTTGGCAGCTTTGGCGCGACACCGCTGATACCAGTCGACTTCGTTCTCGAGGGAGGCTCTATCGAGTCCGATGGTAACGGCACCTTGCTGACCACCAGCGAATGCCTGTTGACGCCTTCCCGCAATCCATCCATGGATCGGGCGGGCATTGAACACCTGTTGTCGGAGACGCTGGGCGCCGAGCGCATCCTCTGGCTGAACCACGGCTACCTTGCCGGTGACGACACCGACAGCCATATCGATACCCTGGCGCGGTTTTGCGCACCGGACCATATCTGTTACGTATCCTGCTCGAACGTCAGCGATGAGCACTACAGCGCCCTGGCGGCCATGGAGGAGGAGCTGCAGCAGTTCCACCAGGCTGACGGCCGACCCTACCGCCTGACCCCGCTGCCCTGGCCGGATGCCATCCATGACGATGACGGCGAGCGCCTTCCCGCAACCTATGCCAACTTCCTGGTCATCAACGGCGCTGTGCTGGTGCCGGTTTATGGCGTGCCGCAAGATGAAGAGGCGGTGGCCACCCTGTCGAATCTTTTCCCGGATCGGGAAGTGATTCCGGTGAACTGCCGAGCACTGATTACACAGGGAGGTAGCCTGCATTGCATCACCATGCAGATACCAGCAGGGGTTGTAGGCGCATGA